The Verrucomicrobium spinosum DSM 4136 = JCM 18804 genome includes a region encoding these proteins:
- a CDS encoding MFS transporter — protein MSDSPSPRPSWFPIYLLSAAGFTILTTEFVIVGLLPPMARDLKVTVSQAGLLVTLFAFTVAIVGPPLTAWVSRFDRKRLFVATLLLFAVSNLIAALAPNIGIMAFARFIPAVMLPVFWSLASETAVNITGPAKSGKAIFMVSFGIVVATIFGIPIGTLISDAFGWRLAFGALAGLALLKAVLLQIFMPAVRPHEEPVSVNRQLAVLKDPLIVGHVVLSMLVFAGMFTAYTYLADILEKLARFDGSTVGWCLMGFGAVGLLGNWLSSRIVDKRPLGVTLLFGSPMVVAMAVLVPVIHQHVLLGIVLVVWGICQAALFTGSHVRVMKAVTQAPALGASLNISGANIGIGLGAIVGGRVLDSFGLANVGLAAAIVVVLALTTTLVLINVTRSKAKASAATVPGGCVDCS, from the coding sequence ATGTCCGATTCCCCTTCGCCACGGCCTTCCTGGTTCCCGATTTATCTGCTCTCCGCCGCTGGCTTCACCATCCTCACCACGGAGTTCGTCATTGTGGGGTTGCTCCCGCCCATGGCGCGGGATTTGAAGGTCACCGTCTCCCAGGCCGGGCTGTTGGTCACCTTGTTCGCCTTCACGGTAGCGATTGTGGGGCCGCCGCTCACGGCGTGGGTTTCACGGTTTGATCGCAAGCGGCTCTTTGTGGCGACCCTGCTCTTGTTTGCGGTGTCGAACCTTATCGCAGCGCTCGCGCCCAACATCGGCATCATGGCGTTCGCCCGGTTCATTCCCGCCGTCATGCTGCCGGTGTTCTGGTCACTGGCCAGTGAGACAGCGGTGAACATCACCGGACCGGCGAAGTCGGGGAAGGCCATCTTCATGGTCTCGTTTGGCATTGTGGTGGCCACCATCTTTGGGATTCCCATTGGCACCTTGATTTCCGATGCCTTTGGCTGGCGGCTTGCTTTTGGGGCGCTGGCGGGCCTTGCCCTGCTCAAAGCCGTGCTGCTACAGATCTTCATGCCGGCGGTGCGCCCTCATGAGGAACCCGTTTCCGTGAACCGCCAGCTGGCAGTACTGAAAGATCCTCTGATTGTCGGGCACGTAGTCCTGTCTATGCTCGTTTTCGCCGGGATGTTCACCGCCTACACGTACTTGGCAGACATCCTGGAGAAGCTGGCCAGGTTCGATGGTTCAACGGTGGGCTGGTGCCTCATGGGCTTCGGCGCGGTGGGCCTCCTCGGGAACTGGCTTTCCAGCCGCATCGTGGACAAGCGACCGCTCGGGGTGACCCTCCTCTTCGGCAGTCCCATGGTCGTCGCCATGGCCGTGCTCGTGCCGGTGATCCATCAGCACGTCCTGCTGGGCATTGTGCTGGTTGTGTGGGGGATTTGCCAGGCCGCGCTCTTTACGGGATCCCATGTGAGGGTGATGAAGGCCGTCACCCAGGCCCCGGCCCTGGGGGCTTCATTGAACATCTCCGGTGCCAATATTGGCATCGGCCTTGGAGCCATCGTCGGTGGGCGGGTGCTGGACTCCTTTGGCCTTGCAAACGTCGGCCTCGCCGCAGCCATCGTGGTGGTGCTGGCATTGACCACGACTTTGGTGCTCATCAACGTGACGCGATCCAAGGCAAAAGCTTCGGCGGCTACGGTGCCGGGAGGGTGTGTGGATTGTTCCTGA
- a CDS encoding thioesterase domain-containing protein, whose product MPADELLKETERFLHAQIPLTKDMQVHVASFDEARLVLTAPLQANHNHLGTAFGGSLATLATLAGYSMLWLLLEDREAHIVIKDSKIRYLAPVRGELHAACKRPDAKAVTKFKKLFAKSDKARITLKVVVEEGDRVCVEFEGTFVALR is encoded by the coding sequence ATGCCTGCCGACGAGCTTCTCAAAGAAACCGAACGCTTTCTGCATGCGCAGATCCCGTTGACCAAGGACATGCAGGTGCACGTGGCATCCTTCGACGAAGCCCGGCTCGTCCTGACCGCCCCCTTGCAGGCGAACCACAATCACTTGGGGACTGCCTTTGGTGGCAGCCTGGCTACCTTGGCCACGCTGGCAGGCTACAGCATGCTCTGGCTCCTGCTGGAGGACCGGGAAGCCCACATCGTGATCAAGGACAGCAAGATCCGCTACCTGGCACCCGTCAGGGGTGAACTGCATGCTGCCTGCAAGCGGCCGGATGCCAAAGCCGTGACGAAGTTCAAGAAGCTCTTCGCGAAATCCGACAAGGCCCGCATCACGCTGAAGGTCGTGGTGGAGGAAGGAGACCGCGTCTGTGTGGAGTTCGAGGGAACGTTTGTGGCGTTGAGGTGA
- a CDS encoding TetR/AcrR family transcriptional regulator, producing the protein MGRTSDAKERLLEAALDLIWERSYGVVTIDAICEKAGVKKGSFYYFFDSKSTLAVAALNENWIQDGKAKWDALFSASLPPLERIRGFMQSVYDGQVKVQKEHGKVLGCPCFSIGSETSTQDEVIRSKAQEILQSQIRYFESAIRDAQAEGSVPPGDAAAKAKCLFALFEGSLAQARIQNDLDFLRTLPDASLDILGTRSLKVAA; encoded by the coding sequence ATGGGCCGTACCAGTGACGCAAAAGAACGCCTCCTTGAGGCTGCGCTCGACCTGATTTGGGAGCGCAGTTACGGGGTGGTGACGATTGACGCCATCTGCGAAAAGGCCGGGGTGAAAAAGGGGAGTTTCTATTACTTCTTCGACTCCAAGTCCACCCTCGCGGTGGCCGCGCTCAATGAGAACTGGATCCAGGACGGCAAGGCCAAGTGGGATGCCCTTTTCTCTGCTTCCCTGCCGCCGCTGGAGCGCATTCGCGGGTTCATGCAGTCGGTTTACGATGGGCAGGTGAAGGTGCAAAAGGAGCACGGCAAAGTGCTCGGTTGCCCCTGCTTTTCCATTGGTTCTGAGACTAGTACGCAGGATGAAGTCATCCGGTCCAAGGCGCAGGAGATCCTGCAGAGCCAGATCCGCTACTTTGAATCGGCCATTCGCGACGCCCAAGCGGAGGGTTCCGTCCCTCCCGGAGATGCGGCGGCCAAGGCCAAATGCCTCTTTGCGTTGTTCGAGGGCAGCCTCGCTCAAGCGCGTATCCAGAACGATCTTGATTTCTTGCGCACTCTTCCCGACGCGTCCCTGGACATCCTGGGCACCCGTTCCCTGAAGGTCGCGGCCTAG
- a CDS encoding efflux RND transporter periplasmic adaptor subunit, protein MNSTDLGPIANPASLAPRKSRVRAFAWLSLVTLLGVGGAAYFGAHTASAGEHAAAPAATAPPPPKVTVAPVEERTITDHRELLGRVEPIESVEIRPRVSGHIENVRLQAGQSVKKGDVLFTIDPRWHQAQFDLAKAGVEKARVRVRITERDAKRATELLASRAISVEEADTRSSTLEEAKAELLAAQASLDTAKLDLDYTQVRAPISGRVSRAYVTAGNLVSGAPGGATLLTTIVSEGEVYVYADVDEASYLVINQLCRENRLASENGRVPVDMQLTGETGYPNRGVIESADNRLDPGTGSLVLRMVFANPDGKLVPGLSARVRVPVSAPSSALVISERAIGTNQSQKFVLTVNPENVVALKSVKLGSLVEGKRVVREGLQPGDRVIVNGTQRVAAGMIVSPESAAVAMK, encoded by the coding sequence ATGAACTCGACTGACCTTGGACCTATTGCCAACCCTGCCTCCCTTGCACCTCGGAAGTCCCGCGTGCGTGCCTTTGCCTGGCTCTCCCTCGTTACGCTCCTCGGCGTGGGCGGGGCCGCCTATTTTGGTGCGCATACGGCCTCCGCTGGCGAACACGCTGCCGCTCCCGCCGCTACGGCACCCCCACCGCCCAAGGTGACCGTCGCCCCGGTGGAAGAGCGTACCATCACGGATCATCGGGAACTCCTCGGTCGGGTGGAACCGATCGAGAGTGTGGAGATTCGCCCCCGCGTGTCGGGACACATTGAAAACGTGCGCCTTCAGGCGGGCCAGTCCGTGAAGAAAGGGGATGTGCTCTTTACCATCGACCCCCGCTGGCATCAGGCCCAGTTCGATCTGGCGAAGGCCGGTGTGGAAAAGGCCCGCGTGAGAGTCCGCATCACCGAGCGTGATGCCAAACGCGCTACGGAATTGCTCGCGAGCCGTGCCATCTCCGTGGAGGAGGCGGACACCCGTTCCTCCACCCTGGAGGAAGCCAAAGCAGAGCTGCTGGCTGCTCAGGCCTCGCTGGATACTGCCAAGCTGGATCTCGACTACACCCAGGTGCGGGCGCCGATCAGCGGTCGCGTGAGTCGTGCCTATGTTACCGCGGGCAACCTCGTGTCCGGTGCTCCCGGTGGTGCCACGCTGCTGACCACCATCGTTTCCGAAGGCGAAGTGTATGTGTATGCGGACGTGGACGAAGCCTCCTACCTGGTGATCAACCAGCTCTGCAGGGAGAACCGGCTGGCTTCGGAAAACGGGCGCGTGCCGGTGGACATGCAGCTTACCGGTGAGACGGGTTATCCCAATCGCGGCGTGATTGAGTCCGCCGACAACCGCCTGGATCCCGGCACCGGCAGCCTGGTGTTGCGCATGGTCTTCGCCAACCCGGATGGCAAGCTGGTGCCCGGCCTCTCCGCCCGGGTGCGGGTGCCCGTGAGCGCCCCGTCGTCAGCCCTGGTGATCAGCGAGCGCGCCATTGGCACCAACCAGAGCCAGAAGTTCGTGCTTACCGTGAACCCCGAGAACGTGGTCGCGCTCAAGTCCGTGAAGCTGGGTTCCCTGGTGGAAGGCAAGCGCGTGGTCCGCGAAGGTCTCCAGCCTGGTGACCGCGTGATTGTGAACGGCACCCAGCGCGTCGCTGCCGGCATGATCGTGAGCCCCGAATCCGCCGCTGTGGCGATGAAATAA
- a CDS encoding efflux RND transporter permease subunit gives MNFSDFFIKRPIFAGVLSIITLLVGAIALWLLPVSEYPEVVPPTVVVTARYPGANPKTIAETVSTPLEQSINGVENSIYMFSQATTDGVMTLTVTFKLGTDPDKAQVMVQNRVDQAEPKLPEEVRRIGVTTVKSSPDMTLLVHLFSPDNRYDEVFVRNYATLQVRDVLARLPGVGQVQLFGSGDYAMRVWLDPNKVAARGMTASDVVAAIREQNVQVAAGSVGQQPNPHAGDNELLINTKGRLVTEEEFGDIVVKIGARGERVLLKDIARMELGASEYALRSLLNNKAAVAIPVFQLPGANSIAVSNAVREKMAELKKTFPDGLEYAFAYDPTVFVRHSIEAVVHTLVEAVILVVLVVILFLQTWRASIIPLAAVPVSLVGTFAIMSALGFSINALSLFGLVLAIGIVVDDAIVVVENVERNIALGFTPVEATKRAMSEVTGPIVATALVLSAVFIPTAFITGLSGQFYKQFAITIAISTVISAFNSLTLSPALSALLLKDHHAPKDKLSKAMDWAFGWFFRPFNRFFDWASQKYSNGVARIIRVSAIAIIVYGGLLVLTANLFQKVPAGFVPAQDKQYLIAFAQLPEGASIERTDKIIRRMTEIAMKHEGVSDSVAFPGLSINGFTNSPNSGIAFTTLKSFEERKGPGMSGAEIAAQLNKEFGEIQEAFIAIFTPPPVNGLGTTGGFKFYVEDRAGLGYDELYNATQALIAKANQTPGLAGLFTSFTINNPQLQADVDRAKAKQQGVPLANIFETMQINLGSLYVNDFNRFGRTYQVVAQADAEFRTNADDILRLKTRNAKGEMVPLGSLVTVTETYGPDRAMRYNGYPAAEISGMPGPGFSSGQAEAIMEKLAAETLPKGLALDWTELTYQKILAGNTGMLVFPISIVLVFLVLAAQYESFRLPFAVLLIVPMALLSAMAGVWFTKGDNNIFTQIGLIVLIGLAAKNAILIVEFAVKLREEGKGIVEAALEASRLRLRPILMTSIAFIAGVFPLVVATGAGAEMRHAMGVAVFAGMIGVTVFGLFLTPIFYVVLEKLGVKKPAVAPVVTPSHGGPDSATAHA, from the coding sequence ATGAACTTCTCAGACTTCTTTATCAAGCGCCCCATCTTTGCGGGTGTCTTGTCCATCATCACCCTGCTGGTGGGCGCCATTGCTCTCTGGCTGCTGCCGGTGAGCGAGTACCCGGAAGTGGTGCCGCCCACGGTGGTGGTGACCGCCCGCTATCCCGGTGCCAACCCCAAGACCATCGCCGAGACGGTCTCCACCCCGCTGGAGCAGTCCATCAACGGCGTAGAGAACTCCATCTACATGTTCTCCCAGGCGACCACCGACGGTGTGATGACGCTGACGGTGACCTTCAAGCTGGGCACGGACCCGGACAAGGCGCAGGTGATGGTGCAGAATCGCGTGGACCAGGCAGAGCCCAAGCTGCCGGAGGAGGTGCGCCGTATCGGCGTGACCACGGTGAAGAGCTCGCCAGACATGACTCTGCTGGTGCACCTCTTCTCCCCCGACAACCGGTATGACGAGGTCTTCGTGCGCAACTACGCCACGCTCCAGGTGCGTGATGTGCTGGCCCGTCTGCCCGGGGTGGGGCAGGTGCAGCTCTTCGGTTCAGGAGACTATGCCATGCGCGTGTGGCTGGACCCCAACAAGGTGGCGGCCCGCGGCATGACCGCGAGTGATGTGGTGGCGGCGATCCGGGAACAGAACGTGCAGGTGGCCGCCGGTTCTGTGGGCCAGCAGCCCAACCCGCATGCGGGTGACAATGAGCTGCTCATCAACACCAAGGGACGTCTTGTGACGGAGGAGGAATTCGGCGACATCGTGGTAAAGATTGGAGCGCGCGGCGAACGCGTGCTGCTCAAGGACATCGCCCGCATGGAGCTCGGTGCCTCCGAGTACGCGCTGCGTTCTCTGCTCAACAACAAAGCGGCCGTGGCCATCCCGGTCTTCCAGCTTCCCGGAGCCAACTCCATCGCCGTGTCCAATGCCGTGCGGGAAAAGATGGCAGAGCTGAAAAAGACCTTCCCCGACGGTCTGGAGTACGCCTTTGCCTATGACCCCACAGTGTTCGTGCGGCACTCCATTGAGGCCGTGGTACACACGCTGGTGGAGGCCGTCATCCTGGTGGTGCTGGTGGTCATTCTTTTCCTTCAGACCTGGCGTGCCTCCATCATCCCGCTGGCTGCGGTGCCCGTCTCCCTGGTGGGCACCTTTGCCATCATGAGTGCGCTCGGGTTCTCCATCAATGCGCTCTCTCTCTTCGGCCTTGTGCTGGCCATCGGGATTGTGGTGGATGACGCCATCGTGGTGGTGGAGAACGTGGAGCGAAACATCGCCCTGGGTTTCACACCTGTGGAGGCGACCAAGCGGGCCATGAGTGAGGTGACGGGGCCCATTGTGGCCACCGCCCTGGTGCTCTCCGCGGTGTTCATTCCCACGGCCTTCATCACCGGGTTGAGCGGGCAGTTCTACAAGCAGTTTGCCATCACCATCGCCATCTCCACGGTGATCTCTGCGTTCAATTCCCTGACGCTTTCCCCTGCGTTGAGCGCTCTTCTTCTGAAGGACCACCATGCGCCCAAGGACAAGCTGTCCAAGGCGATGGACTGGGCCTTCGGCTGGTTCTTCCGCCCCTTCAACCGCTTCTTTGACTGGGCCTCCCAGAAATACTCCAACGGCGTGGCCCGCATCATCCGCGTGAGTGCCATCGCGATCATTGTGTATGGCGGCCTGCTGGTGCTTACCGCGAACCTTTTCCAGAAGGTGCCTGCGGGGTTTGTGCCAGCCCAGGACAAGCAGTACCTCATCGCCTTTGCCCAGCTTCCCGAAGGCGCTTCGATCGAGCGCACGGACAAGATCATTCGTCGCATGACGGAGATCGCCATGAAGCACGAGGGCGTATCCGACTCCGTGGCCTTTCCCGGCCTGTCGATCAATGGCTTTACCAACAGCCCCAACTCTGGCATTGCCTTCACCACGCTCAAGTCGTTTGAAGAGCGCAAAGGCCCTGGCATGTCCGGTGCCGAGATCGCTGCCCAGCTCAACAAGGAGTTTGGCGAGATCCAGGAAGCTTTCATTGCCATCTTCACTCCGCCTCCCGTGAACGGTCTCGGCACCACGGGCGGGTTCAAGTTCTACGTCGAAGACCGCGCTGGTCTGGGCTATGACGAGCTGTACAATGCCACGCAGGCCCTGATCGCCAAAGCGAATCAGACGCCAGGCCTCGCGGGGCTCTTCACCAGCTTCACGATCAACAACCCCCAGTTGCAGGCCGATGTGGATCGCGCCAAGGCCAAGCAGCAGGGCGTGCCGCTGGCCAACATCTTCGAGACCATGCAGATCAACCTGGGCTCGCTGTATGTGAATGACTTCAACCGGTTCGGCCGCACCTATCAGGTGGTGGCCCAGGCGGATGCGGAGTTCCGCACCAATGCCGATGACATCCTGCGGCTCAAGACCCGCAATGCCAAAGGCGAGATGGTGCCCCTCGGTTCTCTGGTGACCGTGACCGAAACCTATGGTCCGGATCGGGCCATGCGCTACAACGGCTACCCCGCTGCGGAGATCAGCGGCATGCCCGGCCCTGGTTTCAGCTCGGGTCAGGCCGAGGCCATCATGGAGAAGCTGGCCGCAGAGACGCTGCCCAAAGGTCTGGCCCTGGACTGGACGGAACTCACCTATCAGAAGATCCTGGCGGGTAATACGGGCATGCTGGTCTTCCCCATCAGTATCGTCCTCGTGTTCCTCGTGCTGGCCGCCCAGTATGAGAGCTTCAGGTTGCCCTTTGCCGTGCTGCTCATTGTTCCCATGGCGTTGCTCTCGGCCATGGCCGGGGTGTGGTTCACGAAGGGGGACAACAACATCTTCACGCAGATCGGCCTCATCGTGCTGATCGGTCTCGCCGCGAAGAACGCCATTCTCATTGTGGAGTTCGCCGTGAAACTTCGCGAGGAAGGCAAGGGCATCGTCGAAGCTGCGCTGGAAGCCTCCCGCCTGCGCCTGCGCC